One part of the Arabidopsis thaliana chromosome 1 sequence genome encodes these proteins:
- the AMR1 gene encoding ascorbic acid mannose pathway regulator 1 (ascorbic acid mannose pathway regulator 1 (AMR1); CONTAINS InterPro DOMAIN/s: Protein of unknown function DUF295 (InterPro:IPR005174); BEST Arabidopsis thaliana protein match is: Protein of unknown function (DUF295) (TAIR:AT1G65740.1); Has 278 Blast hits to 274 proteins in 11 species: Archae - 0; Bacteria - 0; Metazoa - 0; Fungi - 0; Plants - 278; Viruses - 0; Other Eukaryotes - 0 (source: NCBI BLink).) — MADWSTLPVDLLNMIAGRLFSNIELKRFRSICRSWRSSVPGAGKKNPFRTRPLILLNPNPNKPLTDHRRRGEFLSRSAFFRVTLSSSPSQGWLIKSDVDVSSGKLHLLDPLSRLPMEHSRKRVDLSEFTITEIREAYQVHDWRTRKETRPIFKRVALVKDKEGDNQVLGIRSTGKMMYWDIKTWKAKEEGYEFSDIIVHKGQTYALDSIGIVYWIRSDLKFIRFGPLVGDWTGDRRLVECCGEFYIVERLVGESTWKRKADDTGYEYAKTVGFKVYKFDDEQGKMMEVKSLGDKAFVIATDTCFSVLAHEFYGCLENAIYFTDDTMIKVFKLDNGNGSSIETTIYPYAQSCFQMFVPSFL, encoded by the coding sequence ATGGCTGATTGGTCTACCTTACCAGTGGATCTCCTCAACATGATCGCCGGTCGCTTGTTCTCTAACATTGAACTCAAACGTTTCCGTAGCATCTGCCGTTCATGGCGCTCCTCCGTTCCCGGCGCCGGCAAGAAAAACCCTTTCAGGACCCGTCCTCTAATCCTCCTCAATCCTAACCCAAACAAACCTCTCACCGACCATCGCCGACGCGGCGAGTTTCTCTCACGCTCTGCCTTCTTCCGTGTAACTCTCTCCTCCTCTCCTAGCCAGGGCTGGCTTATCAAATCCGACGTGGACGTCAGCTCCGGGAAACTCCATCTCCTCGACCCGCTCTCTCGCCTTCCGATGGAGCATTCGCGCAAGCGTGTCGATCTTTCAGAGTTCACTATCACCGAGATTCGAGAAGCTTATCAGGTTCATGACTGGCGTACGAGAAAAGAAACAAGGCCTATATTCAAAAGAGTGGCTCTTGTTAAAGACAAGGAAGGAGATAATCAGGTTCTTGGAATTCGCAGTACCGGGAAGATGATGTACTGGGACATAAAAACATGGAAAGCCAAAGAAGAGGGTTATGAATTCTCTGACATTATAGTTCACAAAGGGCAAACATACGCCTTGGATTCAATTGGCATTGTTTACTGGATTCGTTCTGATCTTAAATTCATTAGGTTTGGACCTCTAGTTGGTGACTGGACCGGAGATAGGAGACTTGTGGAATGTTGTGGAGAGTTTTACATTGTGGAAAGACTTGTTGGAGAGAGTACTTGGAAGAGAAAAGCTGACGACACCGGGTATGAGTATGCGAAAACGGTCGGTTTCAAGGTTTATAAGTTTGATGATGAACAAGGAAAAATGATGGAGGTTAAGTCCTTGGGAGATAAGGCATTTGTGATAGCTACCGATACTTGTTTCTCGGTTTTGGCTCATGAGTTTTACGGATGTCTTGAAAACGCTATTTACTTCACCGACGATACCATGATTAAGGTGTTCAAGCTAGATAATGGTAATGGAAGTAGTATCGAGACAACGATATATCCTTATGCTCAGAGTTGTTTCCAAATGTTTGTTCCTAGCTTTCTCTGA
- a CDS encoding P-loop containing nucleoside triphosphate hydrolases superfamily protein (P-loop containing nucleoside triphosphate hydrolases superfamily protein; BEST Arabidopsis thaliana protein match is: P-loop containing nucleoside triphosphate hydrolases superfamily protein (TAIR:AT1G65810.1); Has 5699 Blast hits to 4991 proteins in 919 species: Archae - 198; Bacteria - 1488; Metazoa - 1292; Fungi - 1154; Plants - 656; Viruses - 49; Other Eukaryotes - 862 (source: NCBI BLink).) → MPRMRIEGRDLVDLVLSWSLDEVLNVDLYKGQVEKIPMEFESTGDYFKTFIPPLIEETHAALLSSMRKLWQAPVVEISYIMQTAEYKLPNDLFYKVRLSGISNEASTKLMPRDLISLTDQRPNHVDGFNISSEPYIVALVCKVDPDRPNDVTILASKPLFVEDGRRKKNEKKERLFGIHLVNLTTNIRIWNALHPGDEGVNLNLISRVLRRNSEDEGFCIQCLQEGSDGLAPRRFLKLNPSQEDAILNCLDVRRCYHANTVRLIWGPPGTGKTKTTSVLLFTLLNAKCRTLTCGPTNVSVLEVASRVLKLVSGSLKIGNYGLGDVVLFGNDERMKIKDRKDLVNIFIDERVDKLYPCFMPFYGWKATIDGMIRLLEDPKGQYNLYLENLARANNVKRKDTGSVFKRKGNEQNENIVEQVSDTRPQSFQDYLPEKFSELRKDLDLHFSSLCTHLPTALLSSQAATRMYEAIDLVRDVTILAILDGVTGEGVKSVLIPNGEGSDRFSSQHVTVEDDYLKLLRSIPEIFPLPAVSDRHLIKELCLGHACLLFSTASCSARLYTGTPIQLLVIDEAAQLKECESSIPMQLPGLRHLILVGDERQLPAMVESQIALEAGFGRSLFERLALLGHKKYMLNIQYRMHCSISSFPNKELYGKKILDAPTVRQRNYTKQYLPGEMYGPYSFINIAYGREEYGEGEGRSLKNNVEVVVVAAIIANLLQVSEKTKTRINVGVISPYKAQVIAIQEKIQETSIGDAGGLFSLRIRTVDGFQGGEEDIIIVSTVRSNGVGRVGFLGNRRRTNVLLTRARFCLWILGNEATLMNSKSVWRNLIQDAKERGCFHSAGEDESLAQAIASTNIEFRPLNNSKWKLCFSDEFKKYVGEIKNPETYRKIKNFLERLSQGWLKEEETERENLVSSSQLLKQSKIDDVLRIIWAVDILKEDFHYDQVLKIWDVVPSSDAPEALKRLDLNHTNYTKDEIEKCKARCIRGDIVVPMRWSIESTNGIPEKSSVVCSSDVIKTFGSLNLVGEMLSSVPSNDSVEPLEVEKEEQDFEVDRLGDLFAYKLTL, encoded by the exons ATGCCGAGAATGCGTATTGAAGGAAGAGATTTAGTCGATCTGGTGCTCTCATGGTCTCTTGACGAAGTTCTCAATGTTGATCTTTATAAAGGACAG GTGGAGAAGATACCTATGGAGTTTGAATCAACCGGAGACTACTTCAAGACCTTTATTCCTCCGCTTATCGAAGAAACACATGCCGCTTTATTGTCGAGTATGAGGAAGTTGTGGCAAGCACCTGTGGTTGAAATAAGCTACATTATGCAAACTGCGGAATATAAGCTTCCTAATGACTTGTTCTATAAAGTGCGTTTGAGTGGAATAAGTAATGAGGCTAGTACAAAGTTGATGCCTAGAGATCTTATCTCGCTAACAGATCAAAGACCAAACCATGTTGATGGCTTCAATATTTCCAGTGAACCTTATATAGTTGCTTTAGTGTGTAAGGTAGATCCAGATAGGCCTAATGATGTAACTATCTTGGCTTCAAAACCTCTTTTCGTTGAGGAtggaaggaggaagaagaatgagaagaaagaacgCCTTTTCGGTATTCATCTCGTCAATTTAACTACTAATATCCGTATCTGGAATGCATTGCATCCTGGTGATGAAGGTGTGAACTTGAATCTTATCTCAAGAGTCCTTCGAAGAAACAGTGAG GATGAAGGATTTTGCATTCAGTGTTTACAAGAAGGAAGTGATGGTCTTGCTCCTCGTCGTTTTCTCAAGCTGAATCCTTCACAAGAAGATGCAATACTGAATTGTTTGGATGTTAGAAGATGCTACCACGCGAATACCGTCAGACTTATTTGGGGACCACCAGGGACAGGGAAGACAAAGACAACAAGTGTGTTGTTGTTCACATTACTGAATGCAAAATGTAGAACCTTGACATGTGGTCCAACGAATGTTTCTGTTCTTGAAGTGGCGTCGAGAGTTTTGAAACTAGTCTCTGGATCATTGAAGATTGGTAACTATGGTCTTGGAGATGTAGTTTTGTTTGGGAATGATGAGAGGATGAAGATTAAAGATAGGAAAGATCTTGTTAACATCTTCATTGATGAACGTGTTGATAAGCTTTACCCATGTTTTATGCCTTTTTACGGGTGGAAAGCTACTATCGATGGCATGATACGTTTACTTGAGGACCCGAAAGGACAGTATAATCTATACTTGGAAAATCTGGCACGGGCTAACAATGTGAAAAGGAAAGACACTGGTTCAGTCTTCAAACGCAAAGGAAATGagcaaaatgaaaacatagtGGAACAAGTTTCTGATACACGTCCTCAATCATTTCAGGATTATCTACCAGAGAAATTCAGTGAACTTAGGAAAGATCTTGACCTTCATTTCTCAAGTTTATGCACACATTTGCCAACTGCTTTACTGTCATCTCAAGCTGCAACACGTATGTATGAAGCTATTGACCTTGTTAGAGATGTTACAATTTTAGCTATACTAGATGGTGTGACTGGTGAAGGAGTAAAGTCAGTCCTTATCCCTAATGGAGAAGGAAGTGACAGATTCAGCAGCCAACATGTGACAGTAGAGGATGACTATCTAAAGCTGTTAAGATCAATCCCTGAGATTTTCCCACTTCCAGCTGTAAGTGATAGGCATCTTATTAAAGAACTTTGCTTAGGGCATGCTTGCCTGCTTTTCTCTACAGCATCATGCTCTGCTAGGTTATATACTGGAACACCGATACAGCTTCTTGTGATCGACGAAGCTGCTCAGTTAAAAGAATGTGAATCATCCATTCCTATGCAACTTCCAGGACTCCGGCATTTAATTTTGGTTGGGGATGAGAGGCAACTTCCTGCAATGGTCGAAAGCCAA ATTGCTTTAGAGGCAGGATTTGGGAGAAGTCTCTTTGAAAGACTGGCTCTTCTTGGACATAAGAAATACATGCTAAACATCCAATACCGGATGCATTGTTCGATAAGTAGCTTCCCAAACAAAGAGTTATATGGAAAGAAGATTTTAGATGCTCCAACGGTCAGGCAAAGAAACTACACGAAGCAATATCTTCCTGGAGAAATGTATGGACCCTACTCTTTCATCAACATAGCATATGGACGAGAAGAATATGGGGAAGGAGAAGGACGTAGTCTGAAAAACAACGTTGAGGTTGTTGTGGTCGCGGCTATAATAGCCAACCTTCTCCAAG TttcagagaaaacaaagacacGTATAAACGTTGGTGTTATTTCCCCTTACAAGGCTCAAGTAATTGCAATCCAAGAAAAGATTCAGGAAACAAGCATAGGTGATGCAGGAGGACTCTTCTCTTTGAGGATTCGGACTGTGGATGGGTTTCAAGGTGGCGAAGAGGATATTATAATAGTTTCAACTGTTAGGTCCAACGGTGTTGGAAGGGTTGGATTCCTTGGAAACCGCCGAAGAACAAATGTATTACTCACTCGAGCAAG gTTCTGCTTATGGATACTTGGAAATGAGGCAACTTTGATGAATAGCAAGTCTGTGTGGAGGAATCTGATACAAGACGCAAAGGAACGTGGCTGTTTCCATAGTGCTGGAGAAGACGAGTCATTAGCTCAGGCTATTGCTAGTACGAATATCGAGTTTAGGCCACTGAATAACTCAAAATGGAAG CTTTGCTTCAGCGACGAATTCAAGAAATATGTGGGAGAAATTAAGAACCCGGAGACTTACAGGAAGATAAAGAATTTCTTAGAAAGGTTATCACAGGGTTGGCttaaggaagaagagacagagagagagaatctgGTTTCTTCCTCTCAGCTGTTAAAACAAAGCAAGATCGACGATGTTCTTAGGATCATTTGGGCTGTAGACATTCTTAAGGAAGATTTTCACTATGATCAAGTTCTGAAGATTTGGGATGTTGTACCATCATCTGATGCTCCTGAAGCATTAAAACGTCTAGACTTAAACCATACGAACTATACAAAAGATGAGATAGAAAAATGCAAAGCCAGATGTATCAGAGG GGATATAGTTGTACCCATGAGATGGTCTATTGAGTCTACAAATGGCATACCTGAAAAGAGCTCGGTGGTTTGTTCAAGTGATGTTATCAAGACATTTGGATCACTCAACCTTGTGGGAGAAATGTTGTCTTCAGTACCATCCAA TGACTCTGTGGAACCTCTGGAAGTTGAGAAGGAAGAGCAGGATTTTGAAGTAGATCGATTAGGGGATCTATTTGCCTATAAACTCACTCTGTGA
- the RK1 gene encoding receptor kinase 1 (receptor kinase 1 (RK1); CONTAINS InterPro DOMAIN/s: Curculin-like (mannose-binding) lectin (InterPro:IPR001480), Protein kinase, ATP binding site (InterPro:IPR017441), PAN-2 domain (InterPro:IPR013227), Apple-like (InterPro:IPR003609), S-locus receptor kinase, C-terminal (InterPro:IPR021820), Serine-threonine/tyrosine-protein kinase (InterPro:IPR001245), Protein kinase-like domain (InterPro:IPR011009), Serine/threonine-protein kinase, active site (InterPro:IPR008271), Protein kinase, catalytic domain (InterPro:IPR000719), S-locus glycoprotein (InterPro:IPR000858), S-locus, receptor kinase (InterPro:IPR022126); BEST Arabidopsis thaliana protein match is: receptor kinase 2 (TAIR:AT1G65800.1); Has 122289 Blast hits to 120537 proteins in 4566 species: Archae - 105; Bacteria - 13863; Metazoa - 44387; Fungi - 10421; Plants - 35006; Viruses - 434; Other Eukaryotes - 18073 (source: NCBI BLink).), protein MRSVPNYHHSFFIFLILILFLAFSVSPNTLSATESLTISSNKTIISPSQIFELGFFNPASSSRWYLGIWYKIIPIRTYVWVANRDNPLSSSNGTLKISGNNLVIFDQSDRPVWSTNITGGDVRSPVAAELLDNGNFLLRDSNNRLLWQSFDFPTDTLLAEMKLGWDQKTGFNRILRSWKTTDDPSSGEFSTKLETSEFPEFYICSKESILYRSGPWNGMRFSSVPGTIQVDYMVYNFTASKEEVTYSYRINKTNLYSRLYLNSAGLLQRLTWFETTQSWKQLWYSPKDLCDNYKVCGNFGYCDSNSLPNCYCIKGFKPVNEQAWDLRDGSAGCMRKTRLSCDGRDGFTRLKRMKLPDTTATIVDREIGLKVCKERCLEDCNCTAFANADIRNGGSGCVIWTREILDMRNYAKGGQDLYVRLAAAELEDKRIKNEKIIGSSIGVSILLLLSFVIFHFWKRKQKRSITIQTPNVDQVRSQDSLINDVVVSRRGYTSKEKKSEYLELPLLELEALATATNNFSNDNKLGQGGFGIVYKGRLLDGKEIAVKRLSKMSSQGTDEFMNEVRLIAKLQHINLVRLLGCCVDKGEKMLIYEYLENLSLDSHLFDQTRSSNLNWQKRFDIINGIARGLLYLHQDSRCRIIHRDLKASNVLLDKNMTPKISDFGMARIFGREETEANTRRVVGTYGYMSPEYAMDGIFSMKSDVFSFGVLLLEIISGKRNKGFYNSNRDLNLLGFVWRHWKEGNELEIVDPINIDSLSSKFPTHEILRCIQIGLLCVQERAEDRPVMSSVMVMLGSETTAIPQPKRPGFCIGRSPLEADSSSSTQRDDECTVNQITLSVIDAR, encoded by the exons atgagaagTGTACCAAACTACCAccattctttcttcattttcctcATTTTAATTCTGTTTCttgctttctctgtttctccaaACACTCTTTCAGCCACAGAATCTCTCACTATCTCAAGCAACAAAACCATTATATCTCCTAGTCAAATCTTCGAGCTCGGTTTCTTCAATCCCGCATCAAGTTCGCGTTGGTATCTCGGCATATGGTACAAGATAATCCCTATAAGAACCTACGTATGGGTTGCAAACAGAGACAATCCTCTCTCTAGCTCCAACGGAACTCTCAAAATATCCGGCAATAACCTCGTCATTTTCGATCAGTCCGATAGGCCTGTTTGGTCGACGAATATAACCGGAGGAGATGTGAGATCACCAGTGGCTGCAGAGCTTCTTGATAACGGTAATTTCTTGCTCAGAGACTCCAATAACAGACTTCTATGGCAGAGTTTCGATTTTCCGACAGATACTTTACTTGCGGAGATGAAATTGGGATGGGATCAGAAAACCGGATTCAACAGGATCTTGAGATCCTGGAAAACAACAGATGATCCATCAAGCGGTGAGTTTTCGACAAAACTCGAAACCAGCGAGTTCCCTGAGTTTTACATATGCAGCAAGGAGTCGATACTATACCGCAGCGGTCCATGGAATGGAATGCGTTTTAGCAGCGTACCAGGGACAATTCAAGTTGATTACATGGTTTACAATTTCACAGCAAGTAAGGAGGAAGTGACTTACTCATACcgaatcaacaaaacaaacttatACTCGAGATTATACTTAAACTCTGCGGGTTTATTACAACGATTGACTTGGTTTGAGACAACACAGAGTTGGAAGCAACTATGGTACTCACCGAAGGACCTATGCGATAACTACAAAGTGTGCGGGAATTTCGGTTATTGCGACTCGAACAGTTTACCAAATTGTTATTGTATCAAAGGGTTTAAGCCAGTGAATGAGCAAGCGTGGGACTTGAGAGATGGCTCCGCTGGTTGCATGAGGAAGACGAGGCTGAGCTGTGACGGTAGAGATGGTTTTACCCGGTTGAAGAGGATGAAATTGCCAGATACCACGGCGACAATTGTGGACAGAGAAATTGGGTTGAAAGTATGTAAAGAAAGGTGTCTAGAAGATTGTAATTGCACTGCGTTCGCTAATGCGGATATTCGCAATGGCGGGTCTGGTTGTGTGATTTGGACCAGAGAGATTTTGGATATGCGAAATTATGCTAAGGGAGGTCAGGATCTTTACGTTAGACTAGCCGCTGCTGAACTCG AGGACAAGagaatcaaaaatgaaaaaattatagGTTCGAGTATTGGAGTGAgcattttgcttcttttaagttttgtcatcttccatttttggaaaagGAAGCAGAAGCGATCAATAACAATTCAAACACCTAATg TTGATCAAGTGAGAAGCCAAGACTCGCTAATCAACGATGTGGTAGTATCTAGGAGGGGTTACacatccaaagaaaaaaaaagtgagtaCCTAGAGCTTCCATTGTTGGAGTTGGAAGCTCTTGCCACggcaacaaacaatttttctaaCGACAACAAGCTTGGACAAGGTGGATTCGGAATTGTTTACAAG GGAAGATTACTTGACGGAAAAGAAATTGCGGTAAAGAGACTATCGAAAATGTCCTCACAAGGGACCGATGAGTTCATGAACGAGGTTAGATTAATTGCAAAGCTTCAGCACATAAACCTTGTCCGGCTTCTAGGTTGTTGCGTCGATAAGGGTGAGAAGATGTTGATCTATGAGTACTTGGAGAATTTAAGCCTTGACTCGCATCTCTTTG ACCAAACACGAAGCTCTAACTTAAATTGGCAAAAGAGATTTGATATTATCAATGGTATTGCTAGAGGACTTCTATATCTTCACCAAGATTCACGGTGTAGGATTATCCATAGAGACTTGAAAGCAAGTAACGTATTGCTTGATAAAAATATGACTCCAAAGATCTCGGATTTCGGTATGGCGAGGATCTTTGGACGGGAGGAGACAGAGGCTAATACAAGGAGGGTGGTCGGAACTTA CGGCTACATGTCTCCAGAATATGCAATGGACGGGATATTCTCGATGAAGTCGGATGTTTTCAGCTTTGGGGTCTTGCTTCTAGAGATTATAAgtggaaaaagaaacaaaggatTCTACAACTCAAACCGTGATCTTAATCTCCTCGGTTTT GTGTGGAGGCATTGGAAGGAAGGAAACGAGCTAGAGATTGTAGATCCGATCAACATCGATTCTTTGTCATCAAAGTTCCCGACACATGAAATCTTAAGATGTATACAAATTGGTCTCTTGTGTGTTCAAGAACGAGCCGAAGACAGACCAGTGATGTCCTCGGTAATGGTGATGCTTGGAAGCGAAACTACCGCTATTCCTCAGCCTAAACGTCCTGGATTTTGCATTGGTAGAAGTCCTCTTGAGGctgattcttcttcaagtacACAGCGCGACGATGAATGTACAGTGAACCAAATCACTCTCTCGGTCATTGACGCTCGGTAA
- the RK1 gene encoding receptor kinase 1: protein MRSVPNYHHSFFIFLILILFLAFSVSPNTLSATESLTISSNKTIISPSQIFELGFFNPASSSRWYLGIWYKIIPIRTYVWVANRDNPLSSSNGTLKISGNNLVIFDQSDRPVWSTNITGGDVRSPVAAELLDNGNFLLRDSNNRLLWQSFDFPTDTLLAEMKLGWDQKTGFNRILRSWKTTDDPSSGEFSTKLETSEFPEFYICSKESILYRSGPWNGMRFSSVPGTIQVDYMVYNFTASKEEVTYSYRINKTNLYSRLYLNSAGLLQRLTWFETTQSWKQLWYSPKDLCDNYKVCGNFGYCDSNSLPNCYCIKGFKPVNEQAWDLRDGSAGCMRKTRLSCDGRDGFTRLKRMKLPDTTATIVDREIGLKVCKERCLEDCNCTAFANADIRNGGSGCVIWTREILDMRNYAKGGQDLYVRLAAAELEDKRIKNEKIIGSSIGVSILLLLSFVIFHFWKRKQKRSITIQTPNVDQVRSQDSLINDVVVSRRGYTSKEKKSEYLELPLLELEALATATNNFSNDNKLGQGGFGIVYKGRLLDGKEIAVKRLSKMSSQGTDEFMNEVRLIAKLQHINLVRLLGCCVDKGEKMLIYEYLENLSLDSHLFG, encoded by the exons atgagaagTGTACCAAACTACCAccattctttcttcattttcctcATTTTAATTCTGTTTCttgctttctctgtttctccaaACACTCTTTCAGCCACAGAATCTCTCACTATCTCAAGCAACAAAACCATTATATCTCCTAGTCAAATCTTCGAGCTCGGTTTCTTCAATCCCGCATCAAGTTCGCGTTGGTATCTCGGCATATGGTACAAGATAATCCCTATAAGAACCTACGTATGGGTTGCAAACAGAGACAATCCTCTCTCTAGCTCCAACGGAACTCTCAAAATATCCGGCAATAACCTCGTCATTTTCGATCAGTCCGATAGGCCTGTTTGGTCGACGAATATAACCGGAGGAGATGTGAGATCACCAGTGGCTGCAGAGCTTCTTGATAACGGTAATTTCTTGCTCAGAGACTCCAATAACAGACTTCTATGGCAGAGTTTCGATTTTCCGACAGATACTTTACTTGCGGAGATGAAATTGGGATGGGATCAGAAAACCGGATTCAACAGGATCTTGAGATCCTGGAAAACAACAGATGATCCATCAAGCGGTGAGTTTTCGACAAAACTCGAAACCAGCGAGTTCCCTGAGTTTTACATATGCAGCAAGGAGTCGATACTATACCGCAGCGGTCCATGGAATGGAATGCGTTTTAGCAGCGTACCAGGGACAATTCAAGTTGATTACATGGTTTACAATTTCACAGCAAGTAAGGAGGAAGTGACTTACTCATACcgaatcaacaaaacaaacttatACTCGAGATTATACTTAAACTCTGCGGGTTTATTACAACGATTGACTTGGTTTGAGACAACACAGAGTTGGAAGCAACTATGGTACTCACCGAAGGACCTATGCGATAACTACAAAGTGTGCGGGAATTTCGGTTATTGCGACTCGAACAGTTTACCAAATTGTTATTGTATCAAAGGGTTTAAGCCAGTGAATGAGCAAGCGTGGGACTTGAGAGATGGCTCCGCTGGTTGCATGAGGAAGACGAGGCTGAGCTGTGACGGTAGAGATGGTTTTACCCGGTTGAAGAGGATGAAATTGCCAGATACCACGGCGACAATTGTGGACAGAGAAATTGGGTTGAAAGTATGTAAAGAAAGGTGTCTAGAAGATTGTAATTGCACTGCGTTCGCTAATGCGGATATTCGCAATGGCGGGTCTGGTTGTGTGATTTGGACCAGAGAGATTTTGGATATGCGAAATTATGCTAAGGGAGGTCAGGATCTTTACGTTAGACTAGCCGCTGCTGAACTCG AGGACAAGagaatcaaaaatgaaaaaattatagGTTCGAGTATTGGAGTGAgcattttgcttcttttaagttttgtcatcttccatttttggaaaagGAAGCAGAAGCGATCAATAACAATTCAAACACCTAATg TTGATCAAGTGAGAAGCCAAGACTCGCTAATCAACGATGTGGTAGTATCTAGGAGGGGTTACacatccaaagaaaaaaaaagtgagtaCCTAGAGCTTCCATTGTTGGAGTTGGAAGCTCTTGCCACggcaacaaacaatttttctaaCGACAACAAGCTTGGACAAGGTGGATTCGGAATTGTTTACAAG GGAAGATTACTTGACGGAAAAGAAATTGCGGTAAAGAGACTATCGAAAATGTCCTCACAAGGGACCGATGAGTTCATGAACGAGGTTAGATTAATTGCAAAGCTTCAGCACATAAACCTTGTCCGGCTTCTAGGTTGTTGCGTCGATAAGGGTGAGAAGATGTTGATCTATGAGTACTTGGAGAATTTAAGCCTTGACTCGCATCTCTTTGGTTAG